Proteins from a genomic interval of Cystobacter ferrugineus:
- the gnd gene encoding phosphogluconate dehydrogenase (NAD(+)-dependent, decarboxylating), whose protein sequence is MDLGMIGLGRMGSSMVRRLLVAGHRCVVHDVRRESVEWLQRDGAKGAFSLSELVRQLPAPRSVWLMLPAGVVDDTLRDLAALLEPGDTIIEGGNSHYRDDLRRAAELRERGLHYVDVGVSGGVWGQERGYCLMIGGEPGPVHRLHSIFSALAPGVSAAPRTPGREGPPSPAEQGWLHCGPNGAGHFVKMVHNGIEYSLMAAYAEGLAVLHHANVGRHPPKADAETAPLREPRAYQYDFHLPDVVEVWRRGSVIGSWLLDLTAQALGRNPELSDFSGRVSDSGEGRWTQQAAIDEGVPTPVLASALYSRFTSQGEADFANKVQSAMRFAFGGHLEKKGGG, encoded by the coding sequence ATGGACTTGGGAATGATCGGGCTGGGCCGGATGGGCTCCTCGATGGTGCGCCGGCTGCTCGTGGCGGGACACCGCTGCGTCGTCCACGACGTGCGCCGCGAGAGCGTGGAGTGGCTCCAGCGCGACGGCGCCAAGGGGGCCTTCTCCCTGTCGGAGTTGGTGCGCCAGCTTCCCGCGCCGCGCTCGGTGTGGCTGATGCTGCCCGCGGGCGTGGTGGACGACACGCTGCGCGACCTGGCGGCCCTGCTCGAGCCCGGAGACACGATCATCGAGGGCGGCAATTCCCACTACCGCGATGACCTGCGCCGGGCGGCGGAGCTGCGGGAGCGGGGCCTGCACTACGTGGACGTGGGCGTGAGCGGCGGGGTGTGGGGCCAGGAGCGGGGGTATTGCCTGATGATTGGCGGCGAGCCGGGGCCCGTGCACCGGCTGCACTCCATCTTCTCCGCGCTGGCCCCGGGGGTCTCCGCCGCGCCCCGGACGCCGGGCCGCGAGGGCCCTCCCTCTCCCGCGGAGCAGGGCTGGCTGCACTGTGGTCCCAATGGGGCCGGCCACTTCGTGAAGATGGTGCACAACGGCATCGAATACAGCCTCATGGCCGCCTACGCCGAGGGGCTCGCCGTGCTCCACCACGCCAACGTGGGCCGCCATCCCCCCAAGGCCGACGCGGAGACCGCCCCCTTGCGGGAGCCTCGCGCCTACCAGTACGACTTCCACCTGCCCGACGTGGTCGAGGTGTGGCGGCGCGGCAGCGTCATCGGCTCGTGGTTGCTCGACCTGACGGCCCAGGCGCTGGGCAGGAATCCCGAGCTGAGTGACTTCTCCGGCCGCGTGTCCGACTCGGGAGAGGGGAGGTGGACGCAGCAGGCCGCCATCGACGAGGGCGTGCCCACCCCCGTGCTCGCCAGCGCCTTGTACTCGCGCTTCACCAGCCAGGGCGAGGCGGACTTCGCCAACAAGGTCCAGTCCGCCATGCGCTTCGCCTTCGGTGGCCACCTGGAGAAGAAAGGAGGCGGGTGA